The following are encoded in a window of Arthrobacter sp. OAP107 genomic DNA:
- the ligD gene encoding non-homologous end-joining DNA ligase, whose protein sequence is MASEQTTISVDGPHGPREMRVSSPSRVLWPDLGLTKLDLARYFVDVGEAFIRANGDRPVALQRFSDTVDGDQFFSKNPPKGTPDFIRTVKVTFPSARSHPMLVLDEPAAAVWAAQMNTVVFHPWPSHADNSDNPDQLRIDLDPQPGTDYDDAIPAALELRKVLAEAGLDAFLKTSGNRGLHVYAPIEPTREFLDVRHAVIAAARELERRMPDKVTTNWWKEERGKRIFVDFNQANRDRTIAGAYSPRALPHASVSCPITWAELPDVRPKDFTILTVPDRLKTVGDPWADMHTKAGTIDTLLEWWERDVRNGLGELPFPPDYPKMPGEPPRVQPSRAKKPE, encoded by the coding sequence ATGGCCAGTGAACAGACCACCATCAGTGTCGACGGGCCCCACGGCCCCCGGGAAATGCGCGTCTCCAGTCCGAGCCGGGTGTTGTGGCCCGACCTGGGACTGACCAAGCTGGACCTGGCGCGCTACTTCGTGGATGTGGGGGAGGCGTTCATCCGGGCCAATGGCGACCGGCCGGTGGCGCTGCAGCGGTTTTCAGACACCGTGGACGGCGACCAGTTCTTCTCCAAGAACCCGCCGAAGGGAACGCCGGACTTCATCCGCACGGTCAAGGTCACCTTCCCGAGCGCGCGCTCGCATCCCATGCTGGTCCTGGACGAGCCCGCTGCGGCGGTCTGGGCAGCGCAGATGAACACGGTGGTTTTTCATCCGTGGCCGTCCCACGCGGACAACTCCGACAACCCGGACCAGCTGCGGATCGATCTGGACCCCCAGCCGGGCACCGACTACGACGACGCCATCCCCGCCGCCCTCGAACTGCGCAAGGTGCTCGCCGAGGCAGGGCTGGACGCCTTCCTGAAAACCTCGGGAAACCGCGGACTGCACGTCTATGCCCCCATAGAGCCGACGCGCGAGTTCCTCGATGTCCGGCACGCCGTGATCGCCGCCGCCAGGGAGCTCGAGCGGCGCATGCCAGACAAGGTCACTACCAACTGGTGGAAGGAGGAACGCGGGAAGCGCATCTTCGTCGACTTCAACCAGGCTAACCGGGACCGCACCATCGCGGGCGCATACAGCCCGCGTGCCCTGCCCCATGCGTCCGTGTCCTGCCCGATCACTTGGGCCGAGCTGCCGGACGTCCGCCCCAAGGACTTCACCATCCTCACCGTGCCGGACAGGCTGAAAACTGTGGGGGACCCGTGGGCGGACATGCACACCAAGGCGGGCACCATCGACACGCTGCTCGAATGGTGGGAGCGCGACGTCAGGAACGGACTCGGCGAGCTGCCGTTCCCGCCGGACTATCCGAAGATGCCGGGCGAGCCGCCCCGCGTGCAGCCAAGCCGGGCGAAGAAGCCGGAGTAG